The Methylomonas montana genome has a window encoding:
- a CDS encoding c-type cytochrome, producing the protein MKNIILSAALLLPSVVFGQPSSQVAWSADQLDFVKTGNPQKGQELAKTCAACHGDKGISVSPTYPSLAGQLPTYLYKQLQDYANGDRQDPMMGSIAKGFSKQDNADLAAWFGSQAPAFQSRSPMVYEQAENLVKNGNNERVLPPCEVCHGSSGKGQEMDMPALSGQNAAYTSASLKAFKSGARRNDIYSRMRLIAESLTDQEIEELGFYYQNIRN; encoded by the coding sequence ATGAAAAATATCATTCTAAGCGCAGCTTTGTTACTGCCAAGCGTCGTGTTCGGCCAACCGTCTTCCCAAGTGGCCTGGAGCGCCGATCAACTGGATTTCGTCAAAACAGGTAATCCGCAGAAAGGCCAGGAACTGGCCAAAACTTGCGCCGCCTGCCATGGCGACAAAGGCATCAGCGTTTCGCCTACTTATCCGTCCCTGGCTGGGCAATTGCCGACTTACCTCTACAAGCAGTTGCAGGACTACGCCAACGGCGATCGCCAGGATCCGATGATGGGCAGTATCGCAAAGGGATTTAGCAAACAGGACAATGCGGATTTGGCCGCCTGGTTCGGTTCGCAAGCACCTGCTTTTCAATCCCGTAGCCCGATGGTTTACGAGCAGGCGGAAAATCTGGTCAAAAACGGCAATAACGAACGGGTGTTACCGCCCTGCGAAGTCTGCCATGGCAGTTCGGGCAAAGGACAAGAAATGGATATGCCGGCCTTGTCGGGTCAAAATGCGGCCTATACCTCGGCCAGCTTGAAAGCCTTTAAAAGCGGCGCGCGCCGTAACGACATCTACAGCCGGATGCGCTTGATCGCCGAAAGCCTGACCGATCAGGAAATCGAAGAATTGGGTTTTTATTATCAAAACATCAGAAATTGA
- a CDS encoding HDOD domain-containing protein: MMESNLVNWTLDNIGSRQRNGFMPPRDMRETIAQIKALPPLPGSALRILNLIADPHADAGKLAEIIELDPLLTAQIIRWASSALYGYRGHITTVHDAITRVLGFDFVLDLALGLAVLAPLKSPKEGQIGTRMFWTHALASTRLMAQLAAAMPEAVRPEPQALFLAGLMHNIGFPLLGHRFPDEFNYLSELIIANPSLAIFNLETFAFGLNHAEIGTWLMNVWSMPRTITDIVYHHHNPCYRGENHQLNLLTFYSDCLLGRLGVGDAVNQLCPGEVPELLGLDEAVCLEILDSQNDDLVKIQAMAEQLTD, translated from the coding sequence ATGATGGAATCCAATTTGGTAAACTGGACGCTCGACAACATTGGCAGCCGGCAACGCAACGGTTTTATGCCGCCGCGCGACATGCGCGAGACTATCGCCCAAATCAAAGCCTTGCCGCCCCTGCCGGGCAGTGCGCTACGCATATTGAATCTGATCGCCGATCCTCACGCCGATGCAGGTAAGTTGGCGGAAATTATCGAACTCGATCCTTTGTTGACGGCGCAAATCATCAGGTGGGCCAGCTCGGCGCTTTACGGTTATCGCGGACATATCACCACGGTACACGATGCGATTACCCGAGTATTAGGTTTCGATTTTGTGCTGGATTTGGCACTGGGCTTGGCAGTATTGGCGCCCCTTAAATCACCGAAGGAAGGCCAGATTGGTACCCGGATGTTCTGGACTCATGCCTTGGCCAGCACCAGACTGATGGCGCAACTGGCCGCGGCGATGCCGGAGGCCGTTCGACCCGAACCGCAGGCTTTGTTTTTAGCCGGTCTGATGCACAACATCGGTTTTCCGTTGTTGGGGCATCGTTTCCCGGATGAATTTAACTATTTAAGCGAATTGATAATAGCCAATCCCAGCCTGGCCATATTTAATCTGGAGACCTTTGCTTTCGGACTGAATCATGCCGAAATCGGTACTTGGCTGATGAATGTCTGGTCGATGCCGCGCACCATTACCGATATTGTCTATCACCACCACAACCCCTGTTATCGGGGCGAAAATCACCAACTCAATCTGCTGACCTTTTATAGCGATTGTTTGTTGGGCCGATTAGGCGTCGGTGACGCGGTTAATCAGCTTTGTCCCGGCGAAGTGCCGGAATTGCTGGGTTTGGATGAAGCCGTTTGTCTGGAGATTCTCGATAGCCAGAACGACGACTTGGTGAAAATTCAAGCAATGGCCGAACAACTGACCGATTAG
- a CDS encoding elongation factor-1 alpha produces MSSDCNIPAKYAYKGANLISFGTSIKLLFTGYLVTIAAGYLMALIQILFTHGMADGKFGLSLDDVVYSYYGDRSGSVLESKLNGSMKFNAPEQERFKIVQWVRDGASEAEYRSNIKPVIDRNCVTCHNAGASPLPDFSKFENLKKVSESSEGATFQSLTRLSHIHLFGISFIFMFVGIIFSFSTDVPCKYKYPAIVMPYLFLLIDIASWWLTKLNPHFAWLVIIAGAGLGVSFAFMWTVSMYQMWILGGILKQSDRRNAVLRD; encoded by the coding sequence ATGTCGAGCGATTGCAACATACCTGCTAAATATGCCTACAAGGGCGCTAATCTGATCAGTTTCGGGACTTCGATCAAGTTGCTGTTTACCGGTTATCTGGTCACTATCGCCGCCGGCTATTTGATGGCATTGATCCAAATCCTGTTCACCCACGGCATGGCCGACGGTAAATTCGGCTTATCTCTGGACGACGTGGTGTACAGTTATTATGGCGACCGCTCGGGATCGGTATTGGAATCGAAATTAAACGGCTCGATGAAATTCAACGCGCCGGAACAGGAACGCTTCAAAATCGTGCAATGGGTGCGCGACGGCGCTTCGGAAGCGGAATATCGAAGCAATATTAAACCGGTGATCGATCGGAATTGCGTGACCTGCCACAACGCCGGCGCCAGCCCGTTACCGGATTTCTCCAAGTTCGAAAACCTGAAAAAAGTCTCCGAATCCAGTGAGGGCGCGACGTTTCAGTCCCTGACCCGCTTATCACATATCCATTTGTTCGGCATCAGCTTTATATTCATGTTCGTCGGCATCATCTTCAGTTTCAGCACCGACGTGCCGTGCAAATACAAATATCCGGCCATCGTGATGCCCTATCTGTTTTTGCTGATCGACATTGCCTCCTGGTGGCTGACCAAGCTCAATCCGCACTTTGCCTGGCTGGTGATCATCGCCGGCGCCGGCCTGGGCGTATCCTTCGCCTTTATGTGGACCGTTTCAATGTATCAAATGTGGATACTGGGCGGCATTCTGAAACAATCCGACCGCCGCAATGCGGTATTGCGCGACTAG
- a CDS encoding cupredoxin domain-containing protein — protein MHIDRLEKKWAGISLGIAGLFVVVILASALFHGIHAPSNVETIDSARLHLSQEFAEDNLGPQRNPDGSVTVRMVAGRYGFYPKILTLPSDTHITFRWVSLDVIHGVHIPMTNMSTMIVPGYVAQVKTELHHIGDYPLLCNEYCGMGHAHMWTNIKVVNKTQWEALNNNGGANHG, from the coding sequence ATGCATATCGATCGATTGGAAAAAAAATGGGCCGGCATTTCCCTGGGAATTGCCGGCCTTTTTGTTGTCGTCATCCTGGCTTCCGCCTTGTTTCACGGCATTCATGCGCCCAGTAACGTGGAGACCATAGACTCGGCTCGCCTGCATTTGTCGCAGGAATTTGCCGAAGACAATCTCGGCCCCCAACGCAATCCCGACGGCAGCGTCACGGTGCGCATGGTGGCAGGCCGCTACGGCTTTTATCCCAAAATCCTGACCTTGCCCTCGGATACTCATATCACCTTTCGCTGGGTCAGCCTGGACGTGATTCACGGCGTACACATTCCGATGACCAATATGAGTACGATGATCGTGCCCGGTTACGTAGCGCAGGTCAAAACCGAACTGCACCATATCGGCGACTATCCACTGCTATGCAACGAATATTGCGGCATGGGCCATGCGCATATGTGGACCAATATCAAGGTCGTCAACAAAACGCAGTGGGAAGCGCTCAATAACAACGGGGGAGCGAATCATGGATAA
- a CDS encoding b(o/a)3-type cytochrome-c oxidase subunit 1 yields MDNAVEKKLALTHLWVAFGAFALASVMGLYQVIERSGFFGFLESREVYYASVSTHGVLMGFVLTFFFIMGFGYYVATSSLKLPVWNKTFAWTGFGVALTGVVLAALPLLIGRASVLYTFYPPLMAHPIFYIGATLLVVGSWFWCVSMIVMYLQWKKANPGLPVPLAMFATTANAILWLWTSVGVAVEVLFQLIPWALGWIDTIDAGLARTLFAWTLHPIVYFWLIPTYTAFYTLVPKQAGGFVFSDEMARAAFILLVVFSLPIGFHHLYMDPEQGHGWKLLHAVGTFVVTLPTFITGFTVIASLEIAGRLNGGKGLFGWIAALPWTNPMVLAIILGLLMLIFGGFGGLINASYAMNAMVHNTAWVSGHFHLIFGGTTIIMYFGIAYYFWPVLTGKPLHCPSMAITQLWTWFVGMIFLTTPWHVLGLLGQPRRIDSVNYNNLLTLSWEPYEATMIFGGAILIYSSGLLIYNLYKTQVGNESYQGEVEYAEPIHPVKDLPNYLNSFSLWNIVIAVFMLIAFGYPILQFFLMETFGSCRWGV; encoded by the coding sequence ATGGATAACGCAGTCGAGAAAAAATTGGCGCTAACCCATCTATGGGTCGCATTCGGCGCTTTCGCGCTGGCCTCGGTGATGGGTTTGTATCAGGTCATCGAACGTAGCGGCTTTTTCGGTTTCCTGGAATCGCGCGAGGTCTATTACGCCTCGGTCAGTACCCATGGGGTGTTGATGGGCTTCGTGCTGACCTTCTTCTTTATCATGGGTTTTGGCTATTACGTCGCCACCAGCAGCTTAAAGCTGCCGGTGTGGAATAAAACCTTCGCCTGGACCGGCTTCGGCGTGGCGCTGACCGGCGTGGTATTGGCGGCGTTACCGTTGCTGATCGGCCGGGCATCGGTACTGTATACCTTCTATCCGCCGCTGATGGCGCATCCGATTTTTTATATCGGCGCCACCTTGCTGGTAGTGGGCTCCTGGTTCTGGTGCGTGTCGATGATCGTCATGTACCTGCAATGGAAGAAGGCCAACCCCGGCTTGCCGGTGCCGCTGGCGATGTTCGCGACCACCGCCAACGCTATCTTGTGGCTGTGGACCAGCGTTGGCGTCGCGGTGGAAGTCCTGTTTCAATTGATTCCTTGGGCCTTGGGCTGGATAGACACGATTGATGCCGGCTTGGCGCGCACGCTGTTTGCCTGGACCTTGCATCCCATCGTCTATTTCTGGCTGATCCCGACCTATACCGCTTTTTACACCCTGGTGCCGAAACAGGCCGGCGGCTTTGTGTTCAGTGACGAAATGGCCCGGGCCGCGTTCATCCTGCTGGTGGTATTCAGCCTGCCGATCGGTTTTCATCATCTGTACATGGACCCTGAACAAGGCCACGGCTGGAAACTGCTACATGCGGTCGGCACCTTCGTCGTAACCCTGCCAACCTTCATCACCGGCTTTACCGTGATCGCTTCGTTGGAAATCGCCGGCCGCTTGAACGGCGGCAAGGGCCTGTTCGGCTGGATCGCGGCGCTGCCCTGGACCAATCCGATGGTGCTGGCGATCATTCTGGGCCTGTTGATGCTGATCTTCGGCGGCTTCGGCGGCCTGATCAATGCCAGCTACGCGATGAACGCTATGGTTCATAACACCGCTTGGGTGTCCGGCCATTTTCATCTGATCTTCGGCGGCACCACCATCATCATGTATTTCGGCATCGCCTATTACTTCTGGCCGGTGTTGACCGGCAAGCCGCTGCATTGTCCATCGATGGCGATCACCCAGTTGTGGACCTGGTTCGTCGGCATGATCTTCCTGACCACGCCCTGGCATGTCCTGGGTTTGCTGGGCCAACCGCGCCGGATCGATAGCGTCAATTACAACAACCTGCTGACTCTGTCCTGGGAGCCCTACGAAGCGACGATGATATTCGGCGGCGCGATCCTGATCTACTCTTCCGGATTGCTGATTTACAACCTCTACAAAACCCAGGTTGGCAACGAAAGCTACCAAGGCGAGGTCGAATATGCCGAACCGATTCATCCGGTCAAGGATTTGCCCAACTATTTGAACAGCTTTAGTCTGTGGAACATCGTCATCGCCGTATTCATGTTGATTGCCTTCGGTTACCCGATCCTGCAATTCTTCTTGATGGAAACCTTTGGCTCATGCAGATGGGGGGTCTGA